The Chitinophaga sp. H8 region TAATTGACAGTACCATTGGCGGCAAATGTTTTTTTGATTTTCGGGAAAGACTGCGGATGATAAGCGCCATCGTAGTACAGGTAGATAAGTTTTTGCTGGGGCTGGCAGCCAGGTACCGGAGCGCAGGGACCGCAATCTGGTCCCCAATTGTCAGGTCCTTTTTTACAGGCAGTGAGTACCAGCAATAACGCAAGAATAGTGCGGGGGATAAATAAATTTTGTTGCATAACAGGTTGATATTATGGGGTGAAGAAATGGGGGGAATTTCCTGGGATAAGGGCTAAAATCAAATAGTAAGGGTAGCTATGTCAGATAGCTGATACAGGGGCTACAGGCCATGGGTTGATCAACAGTATAAAAATAAATTATTCCAAAGGAAAAGCATATCCGGGGCTGATATATTTGTTTGAATGAATTGTAATAAATCAATATGTCTGGAGTAGGGAATGTATGGAGGATAAGTAATAAAAATAGTGGTTAACACGTAGTTTTAGCCTCGCTGAACATGTTAGTTTTGGCTTTTCAAAATTACCTCATAACCCCTGCTTATTAAGATGAAAAAGTTTTTGTTTTGGTGGTGTCTGACAGCCAGTATGGCCTGCAACAAACAACAGCCTGCCAGCCCATCCCCGGACCCTGATCCTGCCATACCACTTACCATTGCCACCATTTCACCAAGTGATGCAGCGTCCGGCCCTGTTACCATTAAAGGCACTGGCTTTAGCGTTACCCTGGCAGAAAATGAGGTCCGGTTTGGCGTACTGGCTGCCACCGTACAATCCGCCACTGCTACGCAGCTGGAGGTAGCGCTGCCTCCCGATATGACACCTGGTGCGCATGATGTAACCGTAAAAATCAAGGCGCAAACTGTTACCAAAGCTAAAGGATTTCGTTTACGCGGCTGGGTGGTAAGTACCTTTGCCGGCACCGGGGTATGGGCAAGCGATGACGGGCCTGCGGATAAAGCCAGCTTTCGCCAGCCCACCGGCATTGCCGTGGACGCTGCCGGTAATTTTTATGTGCCGGACCTGCATAAGATCAGAAAGATCACCCCACAGGGAGTGGTAAGTACGATAGCCGGAGGAAATGGTAAAGGTTACATAGATGATACCGGTATCAACGCCAGGTTTAATACGATTACCAGTGTTGTACTGGATAAGGCCAATAACCTCTATGTAGTGGATCAGATGAATTTTTTGATCCGTAAGATCACGCCTGCAGGTGTTGTCAGTACAGTGGCCGGCACCGTTGGCGTATTGGGTAAAAAAGATGGTATAGGTACCCATGCCGCTTTCAGTGTGCCTTATGGTCTGGCTATTAATGCAGCCGGTACGCATCTTTATGTAGGAGATCAGGCCAATCATGTGATCAGGAAAATTGCGCTGGCTACCAGTGAGGTGACCACTATTGCCGGCAGTGGTGAGCAAACCAGCAAGGATGGCAATGGCTTGCAGGCAGGTGTCCCCAGCCCGGGTAGCATGGCCTTTGATGCTGATGGGATGCTTTACATCACAGAAAAAGGGGGTGGCAAGGTGCGCAAAATGACACTCAACGGGGATATTACGACTATTGGCGGACACCTGGATGTAAATAGCAGTCCTACCCATGTAGTGGTAGACGATGAAAAAAATGTATACGTCACCTTTAGTGGAATGGGGAAGATCAAAAAATATACTCCGGCAGGCGTAGAATCAAATTTTGCAGGTAATAATACTGGTACCGGCGCAGAAGATGGTCCAGCGGCTGTGGTCTTTTTCCAGCGTCCGGAAGGGATCGCCCTGGTAAAGGACCCGACCGGCAACCCCGTGTTTTATATTGTGGATGCACTGAGGCATAAGATAAAAATGATCCGGAAGGAATAGTATAAAAAAGCGGCTACCTGCACAGGTAGCCGCTTTTTGTATTGTTAAAGTACTGCTGGTCGTCCTGTTTACACCAGCTCCAGTTGTGTCAGTTCTTTACCCAGGTCTTTTACGCCTTGCAGAATTTTTTGCACCTGCTTTTCGGAAGGGTGTTTCTGACCATTTACATACTGGGATAATAATGTTTCATTCATGCCAATGCGCACGCTGAGGCCTTTTGCATTAAGTACATTGTAGTACTCAAAAAACTGCTGTAGATCAAGTTGTAAGATGACGTCAGCGCTGGTGGCAATTTTTTCTCCCTTATGCTCCCGGTAGGTATTTAGCGCGTCTAAGATATTACTTCTGAGGTCAGACATGCTCTTGCCTGTAGTGCCAACCGGTATGGCATCATCTACTGCATAGGCGGCGAATCCGGTTTTGGTTTTTTCAACGGTAAACAACACCTTTTTCATACTTTAAAGTTTTATAGGTATGGCAGGTCTTATTTAAGCCCTGCCTGTTTCAATATCTTTTTTTCAAGCCCGGTTCCTAACTCTGCCGAGCCATGATCCGGAAAAACTATTTCAATTCCGGGCTTTGCCGCATGTACGAGAATAACATGGCTTCCTTTACCTTGTCTGAGTATATACCATCCTTCCCTTTTTAGTTTCCTAAATAGTTCCGAACATTTCATTAGTTGGTTTTTGATCTTATAAAGGTAAATTAAAATTTACTTTTTATGAAATTTAAAGGTAAATTTTAATTTACCTTTATAAGGTGTGATCTGCAGGAGTGTGCTTAAATACTTTTAACGGGAAGATATGTTGCCAGGCTGAGAAGGAGCTGTAGTAGTATAAAAAAGCGGCTACCTGTTCAGGTAGCCGCTTTTTTATACTATGGTAATTATTTACCTGTTAATTATCCGTTGAATTTTTTGAAAACCACAATGGCGTTGTGACCACCAAAGCCGAAGGTGTTGCTCATCGCTACATTTACGATACGCTCCTGTGCTTTGCCCAGGGTCAGGTTCATATTGGTAGGAATGTCTTCACCCAGTACGGTAGTATTGATCGTAGGAGGTACAATGTTATCCTGTGTAGCCTTGATACAGGCAATAGCTTCAATCGCACCGGCAGCACCCAGCAGGTGGCCCGTCATAGATTTGGTACCGCTGATATTCAGTTTAGTCACCTGCTCTCCAAATACACTGGCAATTGCTTTCAGCTCACTGATATCACCTACCGGAGTAGAGGTAGTGTGGGAGTTGATATAATCCACATCCTGGATGGTCAGTTCTGCATCTTCCAGTGCCTGTTCCATACCTAATTTGGCGCCCAGCCCTTCGGGGTGGGTAGCGGTCAGGTGGTAAGCATCACAGGTAGAAGCGCCGCCAATCATTTCGCCATAGATAGTAGCCCCCCTTTGAATAGCGTGGTCATAATCTTCCAGGATAATAGCGCCAGCGCCTTCTCCCATTACAAAACCATCACGTTCTGCGTCAAAAGGACGGGAAGCAGACTCTGCACGGTCATTGCGGGTAGACAGTGCTTTCAGTGCATTGAACCCGCCTATTCCTGCACGGGTAACCGGTGCTTCAGAACCACCTGCCACAATAGCATTGGCTTTACCCATACGGATATAGTTAAAGGCATCTATCAGGGCACTGGTAGATGAGGCACAAGCGGATACGGTACAGAAGTTAATACCCATAAAACCATATTTCATGGCAATATGACCAGCAGCGATGTCTGCTATCAGCTTGGGAATAAAGAATGGGTTGAACCGCGGCACATAACCACCCTGGGTAAATTCCACGATCTGTTCCTCAAACGTCAGCATTCCGCCATTACCGGAAGCCCATATTACCCCTATTTTGGTTTTGTCGATCCCTTCTTTATTCAGCCCGGAATTTTCAATAGCTTCTGTCGCAGCTACCATTGCATACTGGGTGAAATGGTCCATTTTACGGGCATCTTTTTTGTCCATAAACTGCTCCACATCAAAGCCTTTGACTTCACAGGCGAATTTTGTTTTAAATTCTGTTGTGTCAAATTTGGTAATTGGTCCGGCACCACTTACGCCGCCTTTCAAATTATTCCAAAAAGTGTTCACATCATTCCCGACAGGTGTTAATGCTCCCAAACCGGTAACCACAACCCTTTTCAGTGTAACAGTACGCATATATATTACTTTAAAAACAAAAGTTAGAGCGCAAATTTAGTTACTTATTGTTAGTATTATGCATATTCATAATAATAATATATTATATCTTCTAAAGAGTTGATACAAGAAAACTATAAGAGGTAGTTCCGGGCCTTGATGGCAGTGCATAAATGGGTCAGGCAGCGGCAGGAATTCTCCGGGTACGCTGTTTTAAAAAGACGATGATTTCCTCATCCGATTGGAAGCGGTTGCCGATATTAACAAAGTGCCTGGCCAGCAGGTCATACCGCTTGCGCATGAGCCAGGCAAAAACATGCAAAAAATGGATGCCGTCAAATACGATGGCTTCATTGGCGACATATTCGTCCAGGGTACTCCGGAAAAAGACGGGATGTTCTGTCCAGTGCATGGAGGGTTTAAGGTGATGGCTGATATGATAGCCGTCATTCCAGCATTTATGGTTGTATTTGGTATTGATACAGGTGATGCTGTTTTTATAGGCATTATCAGGTTCCTGCGCACAAATGAAAGCATGCTGTGCCCAGTTGCCCAGCATCATGATCACCCTTGAAATCACAAAGGGGAGGATGAAAACAACCAGGGTGGCAGGCCAGTTGACAAAACAAAGTGCTACACACATGGCAAAAAAGAGGACTTCTCCCCGGAGGGCACGGACCAGCAGTTTTCTGCGATGTTTACGATGAAAGTACCGGCAAAGGGTATAGATTCCTGCAAAGAAGAAGCTGCCCAGGTAGCTGCCAAAGCTGCGGAGCGAGTCGCGCTGGTAAAACATGGTACTGCTCTCGTCATCAGGCAGGTTGTTTTCCGGATGATGCATCCCGATATGATGGGAATAATATGTTTCCGGTGTTTGTCCAAAGAGCGGGCCCAATACCCATGGCAGGTAATGATTCAGCTTTTCGTACTTCTTTTCAAAGAAGGCCCGGTGACAGGTACAATGCAGCATCAGGCCGAAAGGGCCTTTGAAATAAAAGTTATTGAGCAAAAGGTAGGTAATAGCCAGCAGCCACCATATCCAGCCGGTGATAAATGGCAGATAAAGCAGTATTGCCAGCGGAATAAGGGTAAAAGTAATCTGAAGGGTCAGGTAAACAAAAGGCAGATCACGCTCATCCCGGATAAATTTTTTAAAAAAACGATCTGCTGCTGTAACTTGTTCCGGCTGAATAAAAACCGGATCGGAAATACTAGAGATATACTTCATGTTCTATATTTACGGCACAGTGTAGTTCAGTAGATAATTACCATGAATATAACGCGTTTATTTGTCAATTGCGTATCTGTTTTGAGAGAGCAGTAGCGGCACCGCTATTAATAAATATTGTATCCTGTATAGTAACCACTAAACACAACAATCGCACATGCATAACGATGGCACCAAAAGACTTACGCTGAAAGACGTGGCCAGGCTGGCTGGCGTAGCCCCTTCTACCGTTTCATTTGTGCTGAATGGCAAAGCAAAACAAATGCGTATCACGGATGAGCAGGCCGAACGGATCATGGGGATTGTAGAAAAATCGGGTTATGAACCCCACCGGATAGCAGTAAATTTACGTACCGGACAGTCCAAAACACTGGGGCTGATGGTGGAAAGTATTTCCGGCAGCTTCTTTGCCAGCCTCGCTAAAAGTATTGAAGAGGAGGCAGAAAGCCTGGGGTATAATGTAGTATACTGTAGCTCCGAGAATAATACAAAAAAAGGAGGCGAACTGATCAATATGCTTTCCCGGCAGATGGTAGATGGTTA contains the following coding sequences:
- a CDS encoding type II toxin-antitoxin system HicA family toxin, whose translation is MKCSELFRKLKREGWYILRQGKGSHVILVHAAKPGIEIVFPDHGSAELGTGLEKKILKQAGLK
- a CDS encoding IPT/TIG domain-containing protein; this translates as MKKFLFWWCLTASMACNKQQPASPSPDPDPAIPLTIATISPSDAASGPVTIKGTGFSVTLAENEVRFGVLAATVQSATATQLEVALPPDMTPGAHDVTVKIKAQTVTKAKGFRLRGWVVSTFAGTGVWASDDGPADKASFRQPTGIAVDAAGNFYVPDLHKIRKITPQGVVSTIAGGNGKGYIDDTGINARFNTITSVVLDKANNLYVVDQMNFLIRKITPAGVVSTVAGTVGVLGKKDGIGTHAAFSVPYGLAINAAGTHLYVGDQANHVIRKIALATSEVTTIAGSGEQTSKDGNGLQAGVPSPGSMAFDADGMLYITEKGGGKVRKMTLNGDITTIGGHLDVNSSPTHVVVDDEKNVYVTFSGMGKIKKYTPAGVESNFAGNNTGTGAEDGPAAVVFFQRPEGIALVKDPTGNPVFYIVDALRHKIKMIRKE
- a CDS encoding fatty acid desaturase family protein, with amino-acid sequence MKYISSISDPVFIQPEQVTAADRFFKKFIRDERDLPFVYLTLQITFTLIPLAILLYLPFITGWIWWLLAITYLLLNNFYFKGPFGLMLHCTCHRAFFEKKYEKLNHYLPWVLGPLFGQTPETYYSHHIGMHHPENNLPDDESSTMFYQRDSLRSFGSYLGSFFFAGIYTLCRYFHRKHRRKLLVRALRGEVLFFAMCVALCFVNWPATLVVFILPFVISRVIMMLGNWAQHAFICAQEPDNAYKNSITCINTKYNHKCWNDGYHISHHLKPSMHWTEHPVFFRSTLDEYVANEAIVFDGIHFLHVFAWLMRKRYDLLARHFVNIGNRFQSDEEIIVFLKQRTRRIPAAA
- the fabF gene encoding beta-ketoacyl-ACP synthase II, whose translation is MRTVTLKRVVVTGLGALTPVGNDVNTFWNNLKGGVSGAGPITKFDTTEFKTKFACEVKGFDVEQFMDKKDARKMDHFTQYAMVAATEAIENSGLNKEGIDKTKIGVIWASGNGGMLTFEEQIVEFTQGGYVPRFNPFFIPKLIADIAAGHIAMKYGFMGINFCTVSACASSTSALIDAFNYIRMGKANAIVAGGSEAPVTRAGIGGFNALKALSTRNDRAESASRPFDAERDGFVMGEGAGAIILEDYDHAIQRGATIYGEMIGGASTCDAYHLTATHPEGLGAKLGMEQALEDAELTIQDVDYINSHTTSTPVGDISELKAIASVFGEQVTKLNISGTKSMTGHLLGAAGAIEAIACIKATQDNIVPPTINTTVLGEDIPTNMNLTLGKAQERIVNVAMSNTFGFGGHNAIVVFKKFNG